The following coding sequences are from one Anopheles cruzii unplaced genomic scaffold, idAnoCruzAS_RS32_06 scaffold00359_ctg1, whole genome shotgun sequence window:
- the LOC128276041 gene encoding general odorant-binding protein lush-like isoform X1, protein MLASGCRTGLLVIGLGLLWMQPSSVQCAMTRKQLISSMDMMRSACAPKFQVTTETLDNLRKGIFVEDRELKCYTMCIAQMAGTMTKKGEVNIQKTLAQMDAMLPPDMREKAKEAIRACRETQGQYKDSCDKTFYSTKCLAEYDPGVFLFP, encoded by the exons ATGTTGGCGAGTGGATGCCGTACGGGGCTGCTGGTGATTGGACTCGGACTCCTGTGGATGCAACCATCGTCAGTCCAGTGTGCG ATGACCCGCAAGCAGCTCATCAGCTCGATGGACATGATGCGATCCGCGTGTGCGCCCAAGTTCCAAGTAACAACCG AAACGTTGGATAACCTCCGGAAGGGCATATTCGTGGAAGATCGTGAGCTCAAGTGCTACACGATGTGCATTGCGCAGATGGCGGGCACG ATGACCAAGAAGGGAGAGGTTAACATCCAGAAAACGCTTGCCCAGATGGACGCTATGTTGCCGCCGGACATGCGGGAAAAGGCGAAGGAAGCCATCCGTGCGTGCCGCGAAACGC AGGGTCAGTACAAGGATTCGTGCGACAAAACGTTCTACTCGACGAAGTGTCTCGCCGAGTACGATCCGggcgtgtttctttttccctga
- the LOC128276041 gene encoding general odorant-binding protein lush-like isoform X2 has protein sequence MTRKQLISSMDMMRSACAPKFQVTTETLDNLRKGIFVEDRELKCYTMCIAQMAGTMTKKGEVNIQKTLAQMDAMLPPDMREKAKEAIRACRETQGQYKDSCDKTFYSTKCLAEYDPGVFLFP, from the exons ATGACCCGCAAGCAGCTCATCAGCTCGATGGACATGATGCGATCCGCGTGTGCGCCCAAGTTCCAAGTAACAACCG AAACGTTGGATAACCTCCGGAAGGGCATATTCGTGGAAGATCGTGAGCTCAAGTGCTACACGATGTGCATTGCGCAGATGGCGGGCACG ATGACCAAGAAGGGAGAGGTTAACATCCAGAAAACGCTTGCCCAGATGGACGCTATGTTGCCGCCGGACATGCGGGAAAAGGCGAAGGAAGCCATCCGTGCGTGCCGCGAAACGC AGGGTCAGTACAAGGATTCGTGCGACAAAACGTTCTACTCGACGAAGTGTCTCGCCGAGTACGATCCGggcgtgtttctttttccctga